The following are encoded together in the Janthinobacterium sp. Marseille genome:
- a CDS encoding carboxymuconolactone decarboxylase family protein produces the protein MIMDWNNYRDQLLARVGEFAKLSPDTVRGLQVMETAGIKTGHLEPKMHELIALAVAVTTRCDGCIAVHTQAAVKHGASREEIAEALGVAIALNAGAAVTYSARVLDAFSALEN, from the coding sequence ATGATCATGGACTGGAATAACTACAGAGACCAACTCTTGGCTCGCGTCGGTGAATTTGCAAAATTAAGCCCTGATACCGTACGCGGCTTGCAAGTGATGGAGACCGCCGGAATAAAAACAGGTCATCTTGAACCCAAGATGCATGAGTTGATCGCACTAGCGGTCGCTGTTACAACGCGTTGCGACGGATGTATTGCGGTGCACACCCAAGCAGCAGTGAAACATGGCGCGTCAAGAGAAGAGATTGCTGAGGCGCTGGGCGTTGCGATAGCACTGAACGCGGGCGCGGCAGTTACCTATTCCGCTCGCGTATTGGACGCCTTTTCAGCACTCGAAAATTAA